The following proteins come from a genomic window of Pristiophorus japonicus isolate sPriJap1 unplaced genomic scaffold, sPriJap1.hap1 HAP1_SCAFFOLD_649, whole genome shotgun sequence:
- the LOC139255861 gene encoding DNA ligase 1-like, with amino-acid sequence MQRSIASFFQPLKGGKPKTEKAKDRHEVPSKVRGQGTAKSPLKPTNVSVRPKEGDTPVKRRGKRSRRMVNSSDEDGESEEEEEEVNADKETAACVPETPSPEAGEIPRPESTSPAASPSSQTSLDTARSKESSSLSDSGLPIPTGIPRRRTV; translated from the exons ATGCAACGGAGCATCGC ATCGTTCTTTCAGCCCCTGAAAGGCGGGAAGCCTAAGACCGAGAAGGCCAAGGACAGGCACGAGGTCCCCAGTAAGGTCAGGGGGCAAGG GACGGCAAAGTCCCCCCTGAAGCCGACCAATGTCTCCGTGAGGCCCAAGGAAGGGGACACGCCGGTGAAACGACGGGGGAAGAGGTCTCGCCGGATGGTGAACAGCAGCGATGAGGATggagagagcgaggaggaggaggaggaggtgaacgCGGACAAGGAGACGGCAGCCTGTGTACCAGAGACGCCCTCACCAGAGGCGGGAGAG atCCCCAGACCAGAGTCCACCTCTCCGGCCGCCTCGCCCTCCAGCCAGACGTCGCTGGACACGGCCCGATCGAAGGAGAGCTCCTCGCTGTCTGACTCGGGGCTGCCCATTCCCACCGGGATCCCCCGCCGGAGAACAG